ATGGCTTGCGGAAACGGCCCATTCCCAGACTCTCGTCGAGGCCTAGCCTCACCCTCACTGATCAAAAGGAGAACCATGAGCGACCACGCGACCGTTACCGTCACCGACGACTCGTTCCAGGACGACGTCGTCTCCAGCAACAAGCCGGTGCTGGTGGATTTCTGGGCGACCTGGTGTGGACCCTGCAAGATGGTGGCCCCCGTACTCGAGGAAATCGCCAAGGATCACGGCGACGCCCTGACCATCGCCAAGCTCGACGTGGACGCCAACCCGGAGACCGCGCGCGCGTTTCAGGTGACCTCGATCCCCACCATGATCCTGTTCCAGAATGGTGAGGCAACCAAGCGCATCGTCGGTGCCAAGAGCAAGTCGGCGTTGCTGCGTGAACTGGACGGAGTGGTCTAACCGGCCCAACACCGGTCGGTTGGCCATGCCGGGAGTTTCGCCCATCGCCTAGGCATCTGAGACAATATTGCCGTCCCGACGACGGGCAGCCGCTGTCCGATGGGTGGCAGTGCGGTTTCTTGCGAAAGGCGGAGTATGACGACAGGCGCGTCGAACATTCGCCACGGCGATCGAGGCCCAGCCGTCACCGAGGTGCGCGAGGTACTGGCCGCACTCGGCTTCCTCGAGGACCCCGATGAGGTCTTGGCGACCGGTCGGCATGTGCTGGTGGATCACTTCGACGCGACGCTCGACGACGCCGTACGGGCGTTCCAACAGCGCCGTGGCCTGCTCGTCGACGGCATTGTGGGGCCCGCCACCTATCGCACCCTCAAAGAGGCCTCCTACCGGCTCGGGGCGCGCACGCTTTACCACCAGTTCTCCGCACCGATGTACGGCGACGATGTGGCCACCCTGCAGAAGCGTCTCCAAGATCTGGGGTTCTACACCGGTCTGGTCGACGGCAACTTCGGGCTGCAGACCTACAACTCGCTCATGTCGTACCAGCGGGAGTACGGGCTGACCGCCGATGGCATTTGCGGACCGGAAACGCTGCGCTCCTTCCAGTTGCTGGGCCGTCATGTCACCGGCGGATCCGCGCACGCGATCCGTGAGACCGAACACGTCCGCAACGCCGGCCCGCAGCTGTCGGGCAAGCGGATCGTGATCGACCCCGGTCTGGGGGGCTCCGACCGCGGTGTCATCGTGCCGGGCCGGGAGGGCCCCACCAGCGAATCAGACATCTTGTGGGACTTGGCAAGTCGACTCGAAGGACGGATGACCGCCATCGGGATGGACACCTACATCTCGCGCGCCATCCAGAACAACCCCACCGATATCGAGCGCGCCACCTACGCCAACAACGTCGGTGCCGATCTGATGATCAGTCTGCGCTTCGACTCGCAGCCCACTGTGGCGGCCAGTGGGGTCGCGTCCTACCACTTCGGCAACCTGCACGGCTCGGTATCCACCATCGGACACATGCTGGCCGACTTCATTCAGCGAGAAGTGACGGCGCGCACCGGGTTACGTGACTGCCGAGCTCACGGCCGCACCTGGGACCTGCTGCGTTTGACCCGGATGCCCACCGTGCAGGTCGACATCGGCTACATCACCTCGCCGAACGATGTCTCCGTGCTCAGCGCCGCCCATTACCGCGATGTGGTGGCCGAATCGATTCTGGCCGCGGTCAAGCGTGTGTACCTGCTCGGCAAGAACGATCGGCCCACGGGCACATTCACTTTCGACGAGCTGCTGGCGCACGAATTGTCCGCCGGAAGCTAGCTCAGGCGCCGGACCTCGATAGCTGCGGCCGGACAGACGTGTGCCGCCTCGGCCGCTCCCCGCGCCTGCTCCGGCGATAGCCTCTCCGTCTGCAGTGACACGGCGGTGCCGTCGGCATCCTCTCCGAACAGATCCGGATGTTGCGTCACGCAATACCTGGATCCCATACACAGGTCCTGATCGACAACCACGGTCACACCGCTGTCCGGAGCGTTCACGTCACGCCGTCGTCAGCACGACAGGCAGGCCGCCGTCGAGGGTCACCGAGAAATTGAAGTGATGCTTAGGTTCCCAGCCCTCGGGTAATGCCAAGCGGTACCGCTGGAAGATGATCGCCAGTAAGAACTGCGCGTTCATGTATGCCATGCCCGTGCCCAGGCAGTGGTGCCTGCCCGATCCAAATGGCATGAAGGCCAACCGTGGACGGTCTTTGGCCGCTGCCTCATCCATAAAGCGGTTCGGATCATACAAATCGGGGGCCGTCCACCACCGCGGATCGCGATGGATGGAGTACAGCGAGGGTCCCACGATGGTGTACTGCGGGATGAAGTATCCGCCTATCACGTCATCTTCCATGGCGAACCGGGGATTGAGCGGATGCCCCTGTAGCCTTTGCCCCTCGTCGAAACATGCCTTGGCCCAAGCCAATTTGGGCAAGTCGTCCGGCGTCGGCACCGCACCGTTCAAAGAGTCCACCTCGGCGCACAGGCGCCCGAGATGTTCGGGGTGTGCAAGCAGCAGGGCGAGCGTCCATGAAAGCGATGCCACCACCGTCTCGTAGCCGCCCGCCATGAGGATCATCAACTCCATGCTGAGATCTCGCTCCGACAGCGGGCTTCCGTCGTCGTAGGTGGCCTCCAACAGCAGACTCAACAAGTCGGGCGTCTCGATCGGATTATTCCGGCGGTCCTTGATCAGCCGCCGGGTCAACCGCCACAGCCTCCACATGGACCGTGGCGCGGACTCCCGTCCGGGTAGGGGGAAAAGATTCGGCAGTGGGCTCATCAACGTCACCGATGCCATCATGGACATGAAAGTCCTTAGATCGACGTCTGTTTCGTGGATCTCCCGCTCGGTGATGGAAGACGAGAACATCGCGCGGAGAAAGGCGGGCAGGGTCACCTGTGCGATGGCATGCTGCAGGTCTACCCGCCGACCGCTGCCGGCCCAGCGCTCCCATCCGTCGACTCGCCGCACAAACTCGTCCGCGATGACCTCCGCCACCCGTGCCAGGTGCCGCCGGCCGAACATCGGCATCAGCATCCGGCGCCGCTGCCGGAACTTGTCCCCCTCCAGCATCGGAATTGCCGCGCCAATCAAGCCCATCGCCGCCTGGCCCGGCCCGATCATGCTGTATCGGCCCACCGGATCGTCCATAACCTGGCTGGCATAGTCCGGGTGATTCACCACCACGATGCTGCCGCCGAGCGGGAAAGGCACCCGATACACATCGCCGAATTCCCTGGCACAGCGCCGAAAGAACTCGAACGGTTCACGACGCATTTCCGGCACGCTGCCCAGGATGGGGTGACCGACGGGCCCGGGCGGGCTGAGCGCCGGACTCCCCACACCCCTGGCCATGCTGGACACCATCGGAATCCCTCCGCGGGTAATCCACCACGGGTCCTGCCGCACAGATTCGAATCTTCTTTGAGTCCTGGCTATTTCGTTGACCTCACGTACCGTCGGATTCATCGGCAGCGGCCCCCACCTCCCCGCCAGCTCGCGAGGCAGCCCCTCAGCTGCGGGACCTCGGGTTTGAGTCGGCGTCGGGGCGCCGATCGGGCACACTCCGGCCGTGACCTCGGACAACGGTGCTTGCGTCATGTTGATGCCCTCCTTTCCCGCGAGCCCGGTCACGCGGCGGGAACAGGCTGTCGGGCGGCCGCGGTGCGAACCGGACCCAGCACCTTGGCCCCCACCTCATCGCGATACCGCTGGCACGTAGGCGAATACGCGACAATCACCACGGCAAGCAAGTTGAGGCCCGTGGAGAGGGCCGCCAGCCCCCACGACGGCAACGGTGCCAACCCCAGGTGAATCGCGAAATAGTTCGGCAGCGTGCAGACGATGGTGTACGCGAGATATGCTCCAGGCGCAACGAACGGGATTATGGCCCAACGGTATCCGCGCATATGCGGCCGGATCACCACAAGTACCCAGGCGATCATGACCAGAAATCCGCCATTTTGCACGAGGCTGGGCAGAGGCACCCCGAAGACGAGCGCGTTGTTGCTGTAATACCTCATGAGACCGAAGTGACTGTTGACCATCTCGCCGATGCACTCCGCGATACCGAACACCAATGCAAAGGCAATGAGCGTCCAAGCCGCCCAACCCTTTTTGATCATTTCATACACGACCAGCGCTGTCGGCGCGGTACCAACCCACACCAGAGGGACGAAGATCGGCAGCGGCCGGTCGGCAATCGTGACGTAGGGCAAGGCGTTGGTCATGTAGGTGGTCGCACCGATGACATCGAGCCAGGGCTCGACGAAATACGGCAGGATCGTCACCCCGCTGAACAGGATCAGCCAGTACATCAGCGCGTCTTCATGCTTGCGCACCGTCATCCATCCCACCCAGATGAGTGAAATCGCAAGACACACAACAAGTACCGCGACCACTATCCAGGCCCACCAAGGTTCGCCGTAGATGACCGGTGGCGGTCCCCACTGCGCCCCTGCGCCCAACCGTGTCATCACCCGTGTCCTTTCGTCATCGCCATGCAGCTCATTCGGACACTAATGTCTGGTTTGAGAATAAGTCAATCATTTCAAGACAAATGATTCCGCCGAACGACGGGTGTCGTGGCGGATCCGTGCCGTCGACTATCCTCAGCCGCATGGAGGATCCCTCGGGACCACCGATCCGAATGGCGGATCGGCAGCGCGCTCGGCGCAGTGAGCTCGTCAAGGAAGAGGTCGTCGAGGCCGCGCTCGCCGAGTTCTCCGAGCGCGGCTATCACCAGACCTCGATCGCGCACATTGCCGAACGGCTCGGCACGGGCCACTCGATGTTCTACCGATACTTCACGAACAAGCGCGACATCCTGGAACACGTGGTCCAGCACGCCACGCAACGAACCATCGAAACGCTCAGCCACACGTTGCCGGGCCGCATCACGTCACTGGACGAATTCCACGATTTCGCGGTGAATCTCGGCCTCGCCTACATCGAGCTGGTAGTCGCTGACCCGCGGCTTTCCCGTCTGCTGCTGCAGCAGGGAGCTGCGGTCGATGCGGAGATGACCGCACAGTTCTGTGGCGTATTCGACGCCGGCGCTTCGGTTCTCGCGGGTCTATTGCGCGACGGGATCGAATCCGGTTACGTCCGTGCCGATATCGATGTCGAGGCCGTGGCGGATTCGGTGGCCGGCATTCCACTGGGCATCCTCGCCCGCTACGGACACGAGCCCGATCAGGACATCCTGGCCTCGAGGGTGCGGGCCACCGCCGCTCTCGTATGCCGGGGAATCGCTCCCTGACGGGAATACCCGCCCTCAACTCCGCGTTTTCCGCCGCTGTGAAGACTTTCACCGTCGGCGATGCGACCATTACTCAGCTCACCGAACGGGATGTGTGGCCCATCGCGCCACGTCACTGGTATCCAGACCTCACCGACCAACAGCTCGCATTCGTTCGCGAGACATACGCACCCGCCGCCGTCTCCGCAGACGGTGCGGAGCTGATCTTCGCGATCCACAACTACGTCATCGAACTCGGCGGCACGGTGATCGTGGTCGACACCTGCTCGGGCAATCACAAGAACAGGCCGCTCTTTCCCGACCTGCACATGCTCGATACCGATTACCTCGCACATCTCCATCAGGCTGGACACGCTCCCGGCGACGTCGACATCGTCATCAACACCCACCTGCATCTGGACCACTGCGGGTGGAACACCCAGCTGACGCGCGGACAGTGGCAACCCACCTTTGCCAACGCTACCTATCTCTTCCATGCCACGGAGCTCGAATACATTCAGGCCCAATGGGAATCGGCGCCCGCAGAACAATGGGCGGACAACGGCGGTTGGGTCTACCAGGACAGCATCCTGCCGGTCCTGGAACACGCCTCGCACGACGTCGTCGAGTCCGGGCAGCTGCTTCACGGCAATGGCTCCACCCAGGTCAGCGTCCTGGGCGCCGCGGGCCACACTCCCGGACACCTCGCCATCGAAGTGCGCTCTCCGGATGCCGGGGTGATCATCGCCGGTGACACATTGCACCACCCCATGCAGGCGCAATTCCCCGAACTACCGTTCTACGCCGACGCCGACGCATCGACAGCCGCCGTGACGCGACAATCACTGCTCGGGCGCTGCGCCGATGAAGGGCTCAAACTTCTCGCTGCCCATTTCCCACCACACCTGCCGCTCGGTGTCCGTCGCGACGGCGCTGGGTTTCGGTGGGTGGACTAGAACGCGGCGCCGACCACAGGTCCCGCCCCAGCCGGTTGCGGAATCTGCACCGATTCCAGCAGGCGTTCCAACGCGGCCTCAACCTCAGCCTTCCAGCCGAGTCCGCTGTCGAGCTCCAATCGCAGCCGGGGAAAATGCTGGTGCGGAGCCACCACCGTGAAGCCCACATCCTTCAAGAAGTCCACGTCGATCATGCACTGCTCGATCGTGCACTCTCCCAACACATCTGCCGCCTCCGAATGCCTCGCGAGCGATCCCTCGCACATCTCCAACGCCTCGCTGGTGCGGCCGAACGCCTCCAGTGCGCGTACACCGCGGCGTATCAGTTCTGCAACCACGCTGGCGATGATGCTGTGCGGCAGGCCATCTGACTCATGCCCCGGCTCGACGCCGAGCGATGTCAACAAAATCGCGTCGGCGCTCACCGGCCCCGTCGGGAGGAGTCGAGCACGCGGCACCACCCCGGGCGGGGCATACAACGCATATCCC
The nucleotide sequence above comes from Mycobacteroides saopaulense. Encoded proteins:
- a CDS encoding N-acetylmuramoyl-L-alanine amidase, with product MTTGASNIRHGDRGPAVTEVREVLAALGFLEDPDEVLATGRHVLVDHFDATLDDAVRAFQQRRGLLVDGIVGPATYRTLKEASYRLGARTLYHQFSAPMYGDDVATLQKRLQDLGFYTGLVDGNFGLQTYNSLMSYQREYGLTADGICGPETLRSFQLLGRHVTGGSAHAIRETEHVRNAGPQLSGKRIVIDPGLGGSDRGVIVPGREGPTSESDILWDLASRLEGRMTAIGMDTYISRAIQNNPTDIERATYANNVGADLMISLRFDSQPTVAASGVASYHFGNLHGSVSTIGHMLADFIQREVTARTGLRDCRAHGRTWDLLRLTRMPTVQVDIGYITSPNDVSVLSAAHYRDVVAESILAAVKRVYLLGKNDRPTGTFTFDELLAHELSAGS
- a CDS encoding cytochrome P450, which produces MTQAPLSEVTAGVCPIGAPTPTQTRGPAAEGLPRELAGRWGPLPMNPTVREVNEIARTQRRFESVRQDPWWITRGGIPMVSSMARGVGSPALSPPGPVGHPILGSVPEMRREPFEFFRRCAREFGDVYRVPFPLGGSIVVVNHPDYASQVMDDPVGRYSMIGPGQAAMGLIGAAIPMLEGDKFRQRRRMLMPMFGRRHLARVAEVIADEFVRRVDGWERWAGSGRRVDLQHAIAQVTLPAFLRAMFSSSITEREIHETDVDLRTFMSMMASVTLMSPLPNLFPLPGRESAPRSMWRLWRLTRRLIKDRRNNPIETPDLLSLLLEATYDDGSPLSERDLSMELMILMAGGYETVVASLSWTLALLLAHPEHLGRLCAEVDSLNGAVPTPDDLPKLAWAKACFDEGQRLQGHPLNPRFAMEDDVIGGYFIPQYTIVGPSLYSIHRDPRWWTAPDLYDPNRFMDEAAAKDRPRLAFMPFGSGRHHCLGTGMAYMNAQFLLAIIFQRYRLALPEGWEPKHHFNFSVTLDGGLPVVLTTA
- a CDS encoding TetR/AcrR family transcriptional regulator, with protein sequence MEDPSGPPIRMADRQRARRSELVKEEVVEAALAEFSERGYHQTSIAHIAERLGTGHSMFYRYFTNKRDILEHVVQHATQRTIETLSHTLPGRITSLDEFHDFAVNLGLAYIELVVADPRLSRLLLQQGAAVDAEMTAQFCGVFDAGASVLAGLLRDGIESGYVRADIDVEAVADSVAGIPLGILARYGHEPDQDILASRVRATAALVCRGIAP
- the trxA gene encoding thioredoxin; this translates as MSDHATVTVTDDSFQDDVVSSNKPVLVDFWATWCGPCKMVAPVLEEIAKDHGDALTIAKLDVDANPETARAFQVTSIPTMILFQNGEATKRIVGAKSKSALLRELDGVV
- a CDS encoding ferredoxin — its product is MNAPDSGVTVVVDQDLCMGSRYCVTQHPDLFGEDADGTAVSLQTERLSPEQARGAAEAAHVCPAAAIEVRRLS
- a CDS encoding MBL fold metallo-hydrolase encodes the protein MPGNRSLTGIPALNSAFSAAVKTFTVGDATITQLTERDVWPIAPRHWYPDLTDQQLAFVRETYAPAAVSADGAELIFAIHNYVIELGGTVIVVDTCSGNHKNRPLFPDLHMLDTDYLAHLHQAGHAPGDVDIVINTHLHLDHCGWNTQLTRGQWQPTFANATYLFHATELEYIQAQWESAPAEQWADNGGWVYQDSILPVLEHASHDVVESGQLLHGNGSTQVSVLGAAGHTPGHLAIEVRSPDAGVIIAGDTLHHPMQAQFPELPFYADADASTAAVTRQSLLGRCADEGLKLLAAHFPPHLPLGVRRDGAGFRWVD
- a CDS encoding acetyltransferase, whose product is MSARIVPLRLDGFEQLPKHARRCVFWEVDPATVGDQQHLSDPEFEKEAWLSMVMLEWGSCGQVAVTGPQSRPTTAGYALYAPPGVVPRARLLPTGPVSADAILLTSLGVEPGHESDGLPHSIIASVVAELIRRGVRALEAFGRTSEALEMCEGSLARHSEAADVLGECTIEQCMIDVDFLKDVGFTVVAPHQHFPRLRLELDSGLGWKAEVEAALERLLESVQIPQPAGAGPVVGAAF